A single region of the Podospora pseudopauciseta strain CBS 411.78 chromosome 1, whole genome shotgun sequence genome encodes:
- the INH1 gene encoding ATPase inhibitor (COG:S; EggNog:ENOG503P6X6) yields MLRTSFTKVARPALFSRSFAITSRAMAAGDTGAPPKTGGQGDAFQRREKAQEDFAIRQREKEKLIALRQKLREQQDHLQKLSDHMSVVRLHYTLELPVLMYSKTATRSPRSRVASTTKYLSTRLITTRSSRFGCQLQFDQPHHHSMKSWHQP; encoded by the exons atGCTTCGCACATCATTCACCAAGGTCGCCCGCCCTGCGCTCTTCTCCCGCTCGTTCGCGATCACCTCGCGCGCCATGGCTGCTGGTGACACCGGCGCTCCCCCCAAGACCGGCGGCCAGGG TGATGCCTTCCAGCGCCGCGAGAAGGCCCAGGAGGACTTTGCCATCCGCCAGcgcgagaaggagaagctcatCGCCCTCAGACAAAAGCTCAGGGAGCAGCAGGACCACCTCCAGAAGCTCTCTGACCACATGTCAGTAGTCAGGCTCCATTATACCCTTGAACTCCCGGTACTGATGTATTCGAAAACAGCGACGAGATCACCAAGGAGCAGGGTGGCGAGCACAACTAAATATTTATCTACAAGATTAATAACCACGCGCTCTTCTCGGTTTGGCTGTCAACTCCAATTTGACCAGCCACATCATCACTCAATGAAATCATGGCACCAACCATGA
- a CDS encoding hypothetical protein (COG:S; EggNog:ENOG503NY46), which yields MSSERRNSLSPPERRGTVDPGAHDLAESDSEEHYSDAQSGPVGSAPPSPIPRTRVERVDDKPAYGEVPGTEAYSKREGDAEPDEIAIIPDPLDPTPAEPERHARSPTPGGHPIPKTVVEEAPDAEGSVTHPEVEERHKSDPHPDVTIKADGKRVEDNDAPISPSLSTPVSTRSRRKSSNASKRPAPLSPTSLGPSEGGDDAVEGDEDDDDDFGDDFDDFEEGGNDDDFGDFDDGFQQVEETPPAPPPPAAAPAPAPAPAAPALSFPIPTFDDLDPSEIHTLTEPYLSALFPPPDAVDPLPSLSNENPVFLTPRSASLWSQLVAPPPLQPPDWIRSRIRRLFLVSLGVPVDLDEILPASKQKKLVLPSLHRSTSNGSFQSGDSRSVSRVRAAASTTSVDSQGNLKPPRASKKQPQTSEGVDSKEKSLDLLKARQLCMTTDEAMNGMTDKELRAHVERLEKMQFQAKDVLDYWQKKTDEKIGDREAFEKVIENLVKHARKARK from the exons ATGTCATCTGAAAGAAGAAACAGCTTGTCGCCTCCTGAGAGGCGTGGCACCGTTGACCCTGGTGCTCATGACCTAG CGGAATCCGATTCCGAAGAACACTATTCCGACGCCCAGTCTGGGCCAGTTGGGTCAGCGCCTCCGTCACCCATCCCGAGAACCAGAGTCGAGAGGGTCGATGACAAGCCTGCTTATGGGGAAGTTCCCGGCACCGAGGCTTACAGCAAGAGAGAAGGGGATGCCGAGCCGGACGAGATAGCCATCATCCCCGACCCCCTCGACCCAACACCCGCCGAACCGGAACGTCACGCCCGGTCTCCCACCCCTGGCGGACACCCTATTCCCAAGacagtggtggaggaggcacCAGATGCTGAGGGCTCAGTGACACAcccggaggtggaggagagacACAAGTCGGATCCGCATCCGGATGTTACCATCAAGGCTGACGGGAAGAGGGTGGAAGATAATG ATGCCCCAATATCACCGTCTTTAAGTACTCCTGTGTCGACACGCTCCAGAAGAAAGTCGTCAAATGCCAGTAAAAGACCCGCGCCACTCAGCCCCACGTCACTGGGGCCTTCCGAGGGTGGAGATGACGCGGTGGAgggcgatgaagatgatgatgacgacttTGGGGATGACTTTGACGACTTTGAAGAGGGCGGCAACGACGATGACTTTGGTGACTTTGACGACGGGTTCCAACAAGTCGAGGAGACACcgccagcacctcctccaccagcagcgGCGCCAGCTCCGGCCCCGGCACCAGCTGCCCCCGCCCTATCATTT CCTATACCCACCTTTGACGACCTCGACCCCTCCGAAATCCACACCCTCACCGAGCCCTACCTCTCGgccctcttcccacccccagaCGCCGTCGACCCTCtgccctccctctccaacgaAAACCCCgtcttcctcaccccccgGTCCGCCTCCCTCTGGTCCCAACTCGtcgcccctcccccgctccaACCCCCAGATTGGATCCGCTCCCGCATCCGCCGGCTCTTCCTGGTCTCCCTCGGCGTGCCGGTAGACCTAGATGAGATCCTGCCCGCCTCCAAGCAAAAGAAactcgtcctcccctccctccaccggTCAACATCCAATGGCTCGTTCCAATCTGGCGACTCAAGGAGTGTCTCCCGCGTCCGTGCGGCCGCATCGACAACATCGGTCGACTCCCAAGGAaacctcaaaccccccaggGCGTCAAAGAAACAACCTCAGACATCAGAGGGAGTAGACAGTAAAGAGAAGAGTTTGGATTTGCTAAAGGCAAGGCAGCTGTGCATGACCACCGACGAGGCGATGAACGGGATGACAGACAAGGAGTTGAGGGCGCatgtggagaggttggagaagatgcAGTTTCAGGCAAAGGACGTGCTGGATTATtggcagaagaagacggaCGAGAAGATTGGGGATCGGGAGGCGTTTGAGAAGGTGATTGAGAACTTGGTGAAGCATGCTAGGAAGGCTAGGAAGTAG
- a CDS encoding hypothetical protein (EggNog:ENOG503NZQY), whose translation MGLDEKKRPTALNLAPIRTKSAGSISSTDSSSTSSSLAKPPRTPRFAEATAVNSPIEPRLGPFSDKHEITQAQPGDVGFGYIGNRGSTVPMTPKSPLKSAMRVPGTPGRGLTNPLSPTFREEENLEAREKITEKDQARDLKIKTRVRMAKFALRGVNFSCSLIILSMISASFAIFNATKALAPMSGLPAWSNNTNTWPQKVVLACAGVSLIICVCVFVGYCRGGHRRAEKVGVYYTLFAVGWFIFSMAMWAAAAGILQHSKSNSGNQDMWGWACVENRRSELFGGQVDYALVCRLQDWTLICIIIELVVEIISITLYSVVFYRYWSKRKLHKSMDMRDKARSDLYLAQLRSQSAPNTPGFGPKSPAFSQYALSPRFPPTTYKSLGDIQENTSDSPFTPGGNNLVVPQSNFTPQQAAFKLQAPPTKANPATPSTPKSGYKPPTAADLSPSSITAPAFPAPTVQHAPMVEGEQQYEAVPIPGAYAGQAIKSPPPVQTTFNIPR comes from the exons ATGGGTCTCGACGAAAAGAAGCGGCCAACGGCCTTGAACCTCGCACCGATCCGGACCAAGTCAGCCGGCTCCATCTCTTCTACAGACTCctcatccacatcctcgTCTTTGGCCAAGCCTCCCAGGACACCACGGTTCGCCGAAGCTACAGCAGTAAACTCACCTATCGAGCCGAGATTGGGGCCCTTTTCTGACAAACACGAAATCACTCAGGCGCAGCCAGGAGATGTTGGATTTGGTTATATCGGAAACAGGGGATCAACAGTACCAATGACGCCAAAGTCGCCCTTGAAGAGCGCCATGAGAGTACCAGGCACACCCGGCAGGGGATTGACAAATCCCCTGAGCCCCACCTTCAGAGAAGAGGAGAACCTGGAGGCGCGGGAGAAGATCACAGAGAAGGATCAGGCTAGGGATTTG AAAATCAAGACCAGAGTAAGAATGGCCAAGTTCGCCCTCCGTGGTGTCAACTTCAGCTGCTCCCTGATTATCTTGTCCATGATCTCGGCCTCTTTCGCCATTTTCAATGCCACCAAGGCTCTTGCACCTATGAGCGGTCTTCCGGCTTggtccaacaacaccaacacctgGCCTCAGAAGGTCGTTCTCGCCTGTGCTGGTGTCTCGCTCATCATCTGCGTTTGTGTCTTTGTTGGCTACTGCCGTGGTGGTCACAGGAGAGCGGAGAAGGTCGGCGTCTATTACACTCTGTTCGCGGTCGGCTGGTTCATTTTCAGTATGGCTATGTGGGCTGCGGCCGCCGGAATCCTCCAGCACTCCAAGTCCAACAGCGGTAACCAGGATATGTGGGGATGGGCCTGCGTCGAAAACCGTCGATCCGAACTCTTTGGCGGCCAAGTCGACTACGCCCTTGTCTGCCGCCTCCAGGACTGGACTCTTATTTGCATCATTATCGAGTTGGTGGTCGAGATCATCAGCATAACGCTTTACAGCGTCGTCTTTTACCGATACTGGTCGAAGAGGAAGCTTCACAAGTCGATGGACATGCGCGACAAGGCCCGCTCCGATCTCTACCTCGCCCAGCTTCGCAGCCAGTCCGCCCCCAACACACCTGGCTTCGGCCCCAAGTCGCCCGCCTTCTCGCAATATGCTCTTTCCCCTCGCTTCCCGCCCACAACCTACAAGTCTCTGGGCGATATCCAGGAGAACACCTCCGATTCGCCTTTCACTCCTGGTGGCAACAACCTCGTTGTTCCTCAGTCCAACTTCACTCCCCAGCAGGCTGCCTTCAAACTCCAGGCCCCGCCTACCAAAGCTAACCCGGCTACTCCGTCAACACCAAAGTCCGGATACAAGCCACCAACGGCGGCCGATctttcaccctcctcgatcACCGCCCCTGCTTTCCCGGCACCTACAGTTCAGCATGCGCCAATGGTAGAGGGCGAGCAGCAGTACGAGGCGGTGCCCATCCCCGGTGCCTACGCCGGGCAAGCGATcaagtcaccaccacctgttCAGACAACATTCAACATCCCACGATAA
- a CDS encoding hypothetical protein (EggNog:ENOG503NX3H; COG:J): MALNAGQQDSAASGFDKAKAAEGQESTKKVLPPVRTLPPGPLPPYESLDAISPPAIPEDFHDIGRSKPLSDLHSDRTPSDLSDYSDHNTTKYTDSVVKGAALFLEFYSLSYTPHADNTARMASPQLIFVDGTFAELAQEMADYIQANSAKTEHAVQVGDEVRPLLEKEKNEDALEAIVKASGVLNTVPEKEFTGAINLLIHLVLQSNEPKRHLPAVCSNLLKPITSSPSHGFTLAASALSTIFNLLDKTNPVRYNVFLQIIRFIRQHGQYELLKPRLRNLEAWFADWETNAEDQRKLYIDVADAAAEAGDDEESYYYILKALSTFEREEAEGEEAQKYSLKALKMAISSPTRFDFQDLRALPSVQALSDSQPIYSQLLDIFTEQDLEDYNDFREEHEGWIEKEKLDHEKLQRKMRLLTFASLAASTPNREIPYANIAKALQIPSEDVEMWTIDVVRAKLVEGRLSQKQKVFLVHRTTYRVFGEKQWRELGTRIDQFKLVVDRLTSTVRRAQAEVEQARKAEEEQLAKKLAGAGISSGYPGDRRRQPRQRTDDDD, translated from the exons ATGGCATTGAATGCGGGGCAACAAGATTCTGCCGCCTCAGGGTTTGACAAGGCGAAAGCAGCAGAGGGCCAGGAATCGACAAAGAAAGTGCTCCCACCAGTCCGAACCCTCCCGCCGGGCCCCCTACCGCCCTACGAGTCTCTGGATGCGATTTCTCCGCCAGCAATACCAGAAGATTTTCACGATATCGGTCGGTCCAAGCCCCTCTCTGACCTCCATTCCGACCGTACCCCGTCCGATTTGAGCGACTACTCGGACCACAACACTACCAAGTACACCGACTCGGTCGTCAAAGGCGCCGCACTTTTTCTCGAATTTTACAGCTTATCCTACACCCCCCACGCCGACAACACCGCGAGAATGGCTTCCCCTCAGCTAATTTTTGTCGATGGCACTTTCGCCGAGCTGGCCCAGGAGATGGCCGACTACATCCAGGCCAACTCGGCCAAGACTGAACATGCCGTCCAGGTTGGCGACGAGGTCAGACCtctgttggagaaggagaagaacgAGGATGCTCTCGAGGCTATCGTCAAGGCCTCCGGCGTGTTGAATACGGTTCCCGAAAAGGAGTTCACTGgtgccatcaacctccttaTCCACCTTGTCCTCCAGTCCAACGAGCCCAAGAGACATCTTCCTGCTGTCTGCAGCAACCTTCTCAAGCCCATCACATCCTCGCCAAGCCACGGCTTCACCCTTGCCGCGAGCGCCCTCAgcaccatcttcaacctcctgGACAAGACGAACCCCGTCCGGTACAATGTTTTCTTGCAGATTATCCGCTTCATTCGCCAACACGGCCAGTACGAGCTTCTCAAGCCCCGGTTAAGGAACTTGGAGGCGTGGTTTGCCGATTGGGAGACCAACGCGGAGGATCAGCGCAAGCTCTATATCGATGTGGCTGATGCCGCTGCTGAGGCTGGCGATGATGA GGAGTCATACTACTACATTTTGAaggccctctccacctttgAGCGCGAGGaagccgagggtgaggaggccCAGAAGTATTCTCTCAAGGCTCTCAAGATGGCCATTTCTTCCCCCACCCGGTTCGACTTCCAGGATCTCCGTGCCCTCCCAAGCGTTCAGGCGCTTAGCGACTCTCAGCCCATCTACTCTCAGCTTCTCGACATCTTCACTGAGCAAGATCTTGAGGACTACAACGACTTCAGAGAGGAGCACGAGGGTTGgatcgagaaggagaagcttgACCACGAGAAGCTGCAGCGCAAGATGCGCCTGCTTACTTTCGCCAGTCTCGCCGCCAGCACGCCCAACCGCGAGATCCCCTACGCCAACATCGCTAAGGCTCTCCAGATCCCCTCCGAGGACGTTGAGATGTGGACAATCGATGTTGTCCGCGCCAAGCTTGTCGAGGGCAGACTGTCTCAGAAGCAAAAGGTTTTCCTTGTCCACAGAACCACCTACCGTGTTTTCGGTGAGAAGCAGTGGCGCGAGTTGGGCACGAGAATTGACCAATTCAAGCTGGTTGTTGACCGTCTCACCAGCACTGTGCGCAGGGCCCAGGCTGAGGTTGagcaggcgaggaaggccgaggaggagcagcttgCTAAGAAGCTCGCTGGCGCTGGTATCAGCAGTGGTTACCCGGGCGACCGTCGCCGCCAGCCAAGGCAGCGgacggatgatgatgattga
- the DPH4 gene encoding Diphthamide biosynthesis protein 4 (COG:K; EggNog:ENOG503P4KS) codes for MDTPPPRNHYTTLSLPPSLFSSGLTPEEIKQTLKKSYRRALLAHHPDKSTTSSPSVTIDEITLAYTTLSTPSLRQAHDLSLSSSGSGPAALGRHKLQTGIETIDLDDLTHHEREEEDEWYKPCRCGNPKGFLVHESDLEEAANGGLEEVVVGCQDCSLWLRVVFGVVVQDQDQEGETPEQKKGETPAAERK; via the coding sequence ATGgacaccccaccaccacgaaaCCATTACACcactctctccctccccccctccctcttctccagcgGCCTCACCCCCGAAGAGATAAAACAAACCCTCAAGAAATCCTACCGCCGCGCCCTGCTGGCTCACCACCCAGATaaatcaaccacctcctccccatcagtGACAATAGACGAAATAACACTAGCctacaccaccctctccaccccctccctccgccaAGCCCACGATctatccctctcctcctcgggtTCTGGCCCAGCAGCGCTAGGGAGACATAAACTCCAAACCGGAATCGAAACAATCGACTTGGACGACCTCACTCATCAtgaaagggaggaggaagatgagtgGTACAAACCCTGCCGGTGCGGCAACCCCAAAGGCTTCCTAGTTCACGAATCAGATCTCGAAGAGGCGGCAAATGGAGGGTTGGAAGAGGTTGTCGTCGGCTGTCAGGATTGCAGTTTGTGGCTCAGGGTTgtctttggtgttgttgttcaagatcaagatcaGGAGGGGGAGACTCCAGAAcagaaaaagggggagaCACCTGCTGCGGAGAGGAAGTGA
- the NSP1 gene encoding FG-nucleoporin nsp1 (EggNog:ENOG503NWME; COG:Y), which yields MSFTFGTPSSNAGSGAANTSAAPAGGSIFGAASGATGTTGTPSFSFGDPSSAAVGSTTPAGGSLFGNTTAAGAAKPAGSLFGTAGASTAAPATGGGLFGGGAGASAGGSLFAKPAGTTGTTGTTGAMFGGASTAAPAATTAAPSSLFNSATAAAPAKPLFGGAAPAASGTTTGTPTTAAGGLFGGASTTPTTAAAAKPAGSSLFAGAGGSGGSLFAGATGAGATSTPAKPLFGGAAAGGLGSTTPAGAPPADAAKPAAGSLFSTANTTTKPAVTAPAAGGLFGATTAPAASNLFAPKPATTAAPATTAPAASTPATGGLFSNPAATTAPAATTAAATTAPAAGGLFGAGAATTTAPAGASKPAGTLFGTGTPATTSAATTSATPAATTAPATGGLFGAPAAGTTAPAATTAAATSSAPAAGGLFGPKPAATTTTTTSGLTPSNPAQTAANLTASTLGPASQLPRLKNKTMDEIITRWATDLSKYQKEFKEQANKVSEWDRMLVENGEKIQRLFNSTHEAERASNEIERQLQGVESQQEELGAWLDRYEQELDELYAKQGVNLAREEQITGPDQERERTYKLAEKLTDRLDDMGKDLTKMIKEINDMSGSLGRGGMSDDPLSQIVRVLNSHLTQLQWIDTNAKALQAKVQAAQKTTGNMGGGSVKETESNAAESFYRSYRGGGFK from the exons ATGTCCTTCACATTCGGcacaccatcatccaacGCTGGCTCGGGTGCGGCGAACACCTCAGCGGCGCCGGCTGGGGGTAGCATATTCGGAGCAGCTTCAGGAGCTACAGGAACCACAGGAACTCCATCATTCTCTTTCGGCGACCCAAGTTCAGCCGCGGTTGGATCGACCACACCAGCCGGCGGTAGTCTTTTTGGCAACACAACAGCCGCCGGCGCCGCGAAACCGGCTGGGAGTCTTTTTGGCACCGCCGGAGCCTCGACTGCAGCGCCTGCCACCGGAGGAGGCctgtttggagggggtgctGGAGCTTCAGCAGGAGGCAGTTTATTCGCCAAGCCTGCTGGGACAACAGGGACGACTGGAACTACTGGGGCGATGTTTGGAGGTGCTTCGACTGCTGCCCCGGCCGCCACGACAGCAGCTCCATCGTCCCTGTTTAACAGTGCAACTGCTGCCGCTCCAGCGAAGCCGCTTTTTGGAGGTGCTGCTCCTGCCGCCTCTGGCACGACTACAGGgacaccaacaacggctGCTGGGGGTTTGTTTGGAGGTGCGTCAACCACACCAACgactgccgccgccgcgaaACCAGCCGGTAGCTCACTGTTTGCAGGTGCCGGCGGCAGTGGAGGAAGTCTGTTTGCGGGGGCCACAGGTGCTGGTGCTACATCAACTCCCGCTAAGCCATTGTTCGgcggtgccgccgccggtggaTTGGGCTCAACTACCCCGGCCGGCGCTCCTCCAGCGGATGCCGCGAAGCCAGCAGCCGGTAGTTTGTTCTCGACGGCTAATACCACGACAAAGCCTGCTGTTACTGCCCCGGCCGCCGGGGGCCTATTTGGTGCAACAACCGCCCCGGCGGCCAGCAATCTCTTTGCACCCAAGCCGGCTACCACTGCAGCtcctgccaccaccgcccctgCTGCTTCGACACCGGCAACTGGTGGTCTTTTCTCAAACCCTGCTGCAACTACTGCTCCCGCCGCGacaactgctgctgccactaCGGCCCCAGCGGCCGGGGGTCTCTTTGGTGCTGGAGCTGCTACTACTACGGCCCCAGCGGGTGCTTCCAAGCCAGCCGGCACTCTGTTCGGAACGGGAACCCCGGCGACCACCTCGGCGGCTACTACCTCCGCCACACCAGCCGCTACCACGGCCCCGGCAACCGGGGGTCTCTTCGGAGCTCCCGCGGCGGGCACCACAGCGCCTGCTGCCACCACAGCTGCTGCTACTTCCTCTGCTCCCGCAGCTGGAGGTCTCTTCGGACCCAAGCCCGCGGCTAcaaccacgaccaccacctccggcctcacaccctccaacccagcccagACAGCCGCCAACCTCACAGCCTCCACCCTCGGCCCCGCCTCCCAGCTCCCCCGTCTCAAGAACAAGACCATGGACGAGATCATCACCCGCTGGGCGACAGACCTGTCCAAATACCAAAAGGAATTCAAAGAGCAAGCCAACAAGGTCTCGGAGTGGGATCGCATGCTCGTCGAAAACGGCGAGAAGATCCAGCGCCTGTTCAACTCCACCCACGAAGCGGAGCGCGCCAGCAACGAGATTGAGCGTCAGCTCCAGGGGGTGGAGAGCcagcaggaggagctgggggccTGGCTGGACAGGTATGAGCAGGAGCTGGACGAGCTGTATGCCAAGCAGGGGGTGAATTTGGCGCGGGAGGAGCAGATCACGGGGCCGGAtcaggagagggagagaacGTACAAACTGGCGGAGAAGCTGACGGATCGGCTGGACGATATGGGCAAGGATTTGACAAAGATGATCAAGGAGATTAATGACATGAgtgggagtttggggaggggagggatgagTGATGATCCG CTCTCTCAGATTGTCCGCGTCTTGAACAGCCACTTGACGCAGCTGCAGTGGATCGACACCAACGCCAAGGCTCTCCAGGCCAAGGTCCAGGCCGCGCAGAAGACGACGGGGAATATGGGCGGTGGGAGTGTCAAGGAGACAGAGAGCAATGCTGCCGAGAGCTTTTATCGGTCCTATCGGGGGGGCGGTTTCAAGTAA
- the BMH1 gene encoding 14-3-3 protein (EggNog:ENOG503NU75; COG:O) yields MGHEDAVYLAKLAEQAERYEEMVENMKIVASEDRDLTVEERNLLSVAYKNVIGARRASWRIVTSIEQKEESKGNSTQVGLIKEYRQKIEAELAKICEDILSVLDKHLIPSAKTGESKVFYHKMKGDYHRYLAEFAVGDKRKDSADKSLDAYKAATEVAQTELPPTHPIRLGLALNFSVFYYEILNAPDQACHLAKQAFDDAIAELDTLSEESYKDSTLIMQLLRDNLTLWTSSEAEPPAAAADAPAAEEAPKPADAPAEEAPKPAE; encoded by the exons ATGGGTCATGAAGATGCTGTCTACCTCGCCAAGCTCGCCGAGCAGGCTGAGCGCTATGAGG AGATGGTTGAGAACATGAAGATCGTTGCCTCCGAGGACCGTGACCTCACCGTTGAGGAGAGGAACCTTCTGTCCGTCGCCTACAAGAATGTCATTGGTGCTAGACGCGCTTCGTGGAGAATTGTCACCTCGATTgagcagaaggaggagtcCAAGGGCAACTCTACCCAGGTCGGCCTTATCAAGGAGTACCGCCAGAAGATTGAGgccgagctggccaagatctGCGAGGACATCCTCTCCGTTCTCGACAAGCACCTCATTCCTTCCGCCAAGACTGGCGAGTCCAAGGTCTTTTACCACAAGAT GAAGGGTGACTACCATCGTTACCTCGCCGAATTCGCCGTTGGCGACAAGCGCAAGGATTCCGCCGACAAGTCCCTCGACGCCTACAAGGCTGCCACCGAGGTTGCCCAGACCGAGCTTCCTCCCACTCACCCCATCCGTCTTGGTCTTGCACTCAACTTCTCCGTGTTCTACTATGAGATCTTGAACGCTCCCGACCAGGCTTGCCATCTCGCCAAGCAGGCGTTCGATGATGCCATCGCCG AGCTCGACACCTTGAGCGAGGAGAGCTACAAGGACAGCACCCTTATCATGCAGCTGCTCCGCGACAATTTG ACTCTCTGGACCTCATCCGAGGCCGAGcctcctgctgccgctgctgatGCCCCGGCCGCTGAGGAGGCGCCCAAGCCTGCCGATGCCCCGGCCGAAGAGGCTCCCAAGCCTGCCGAGTAA
- the GCD11 gene encoding eukaryotic translation initiation factor 2 subunit gamma (EggNog:ENOG503NXAR; COG:J; BUSCO:EOG09261TPN) has protein sequence MSANDKFGNDIPESDSDSGESQVDIHDSDNDLLDKPKSALKKSAPAPVVQRPPLPPQTDPKDLDIKSLTPLTAEIIARQATINIGTIGHVAHGKSTVVKAISGVQTVRFKNELIRNITIKLGYANAKIYKCDSPECPRPTCYRSYKSEKEVDPPCEREGCTGTYRLLRHVSFVDCPGHDILMSTMLSGAAVMDAALLLIAGNESCPQPQTSEHLAAIEIMKLDKIIILQNKVDLMREEAAKQHHESILKFIRGTVAGKSPIIPISAQLKFNIDAINDAIVNTIPIPPRDFSMDPHMIVIRSFDVNKPGAEIEELKGGVAGGSVLHGLLKLGDEIEIRPGIVTRDERGDLKCTPIFSRIVSLNSEANELKYAVPGGLIGVGTRIDPTLCRADRLVGFVLGLKGRLPDIYSEIEVNFYLLRRLLGVKTADGKQAKVDKLAKNEVIMVNIGSTSTGAKVVAIKKDAAKLQLTSPACTKIGEKVALSRRIEKHWRLIGWATIAAGVTVEPVTA, from the exons ATGTCGGCCAACGACAAATTCGGTAACGATATCCCCGAGTCGGATTCAGACTCCGGCGAGTCCCAGGTCGATATCCATGATTCCGACaacgacctcctcgacaagccCAAGTCGGCCCTGAAGAAGAGTGCCCCTGCCCCAGTTGTCCAGAGACCACCTCTGCCCCCTCAAACAGACCCGAAGGACCTCGACATCAAGAGCCTTACCCCCCTCACAGCCGAGATTATTGCGCGGCAAGCGACCATCAACATCGGTACCATCGGCCACGTCGCTCACGGAAAGTCCACAGTCGTCAAGGCCATCTCTGGCGTCCAGACCGTTCGTTTCAAGAACGAACTGATCCGCAACATTACCATCAAGCTGGGTTACGCCAACGCCAAGATCTACAAGTGCGATAGCCCAGAATGCCCGAGGCCGACATGCTACAGGAGCTACAAGAgcgagaaggaggttgacCCTCCTTGCGAGCGTGAGGGCTGCACGGGAACTTACAGACTGTTGCGCCATGTCTC CTTTGTTGATTGCCCCGGTCACGATATTCTCATGAGTACCATGTTGTCAGGTGCTGCCGTCATGGACgccgcccttcttctcattGCCGGTAACGAATCTTGCCCTCAGCCTCAAACCTCTGAGCATTTGGCCGCCATCGAGATTATGAAGTTGGACAAGATCATCATTCTCCAGAACAAGGTCGATCTTATGAGAGAAGAGGCTGCCAAGCAGCACCACGAGTCTATTCTCAAGTTCATCAGAGGCACAGTCGCTGGCAAGTCGCCAATTATCCCCATTTCGGCCCAGCTCAAGTTTAACATCGACGCCATCAACGACGCTATCGTCAATaccatccccatccctccGAGAGATTTCTCCATGGACCCCCACATGATCGTCATTCGGTCGTTCGACGTCAACAAGCCCGGTGCCGAGATTGAGGAGCTtaagggtggtgttgctggtggttcCGTTCTTCACGGTCTGCTCAAGCTCGGTGACGAGATTGAGATCCGCCCCGGTATCGTTACTCGCGACGAGAGGGGTGATCTCAAGTGTACGCCCATTTTCAGCCGTATTGTGTCTCTCAACTCTGAGGCCAACGAGCTGAAGTACGCCGTTCCCGGCGGTCTTATTGGTGTCGGTACCCGCATCGACCCTACCCTCTGCAGAGCCGATCGTCTTGTCGGTTTCGTCCTCGGTCTCAAGGGCCGCCTCCCCGACATCTACAGTGAGATCGAGGTCAACTtctacctcctccgccgcctcctcggtGTCAAGACGGCCGACGGCAAGCAGGCCAAGGTTGACAAGCTTGCGAAGAACGAGGTTATCATGGTCAACATTGgttccacctccaccggTGCCAAGGTTGTTGCCATCAAGAAGGATGCTGCCAAGCTCCAGCTTACATCTCCTGCTTGCACAAAGATTGGTGAGAAGGTTGCGCTTAGCAGACGTATCGAGAAGCATTGGCGTCTCATTGGTTGGGCTACCATCGCTGC TGGCGTAACGGTCGAGCCTGTCACCGCTTAA